The Mauremys reevesii isolate NIE-2019 linkage group 1, ASM1616193v1, whole genome shotgun sequence genome has a segment encoding these proteins:
- the LOC120375534 gene encoding uncharacterized protein K02A2.6-like: MPQIATKTVLKTYTGEAVPMLGTIDVKVELNGQAAKLPLFVVRGDYPALMGRSWLGKIQLNWAEVHRMTKEETSLIPILRKHAAVFGDDLGSMKGITVTLNIKPGSPPKYLKARTVPYAIRPKVEADLERLVTNGVLISVTHSSWATPIVPIVKKDGSLRICGDFKVTVNPVLCAEQYPLPRIDDLFAGLAGGQKFSKIDLSQAYLQMHVDEKSQELLTIVTHKGLYRYCRLPFGITSAPALFQRAMDQILCGLSGVQCYLDDILVTGRNEEDHLKNLEATLQRLEEYGLRVRKDKCEFFKPSVEYLGHIIDSAGLHKAPAKVKAIVEAPPPRNVSQLRSFLGLLNYYGKFISQLATLLKPLHELLGQNKAWKWTEACDVAFNKAKDALLNSEVLKHFDPSLPLQLACDASPYGVGAVVSHIMPSGEERPIAFASRTLSKAETNYAQIEREALGIVFGIRKFHQYLFGRKFTLLTDHRPLTSIFGPYTGIPPLAASRMQRWALILSAHTYEIKYRKSTLHGNADGLSRLWGRRVIIPPPLRSQMLEQLHSGHCGIVRMKEIARSYFWWPRLDSAIEEKAKACMSCQGVRNAPQWAPLHPWDWPENPWQRIHVDFAGPLEGSMFLVAVDAHSKWPEVSIMQSTTAESTIQKLRGLFSRFGLPEQLVSDNGPQFISQEFQNFMKANGIHHITSAPYHPSTNGLAERFVQTMKNALKSAKGQHSIQKRLDTFLLSYRNTPHAMTQASPAFLMMGRQLRTCFDLL; the protein is encoded by the exons ATGCCTCAGATT gcaacaaaaactgttctgaagacgtatacaggtgaagctgtgcccatgttgggcactattgatgttaaggtggagctcaatggacaggcggctaaattgccactgtttgtggtgagaggtgactacccagccttaatgggtaggtcttggcttgggaagattcagctgaactgggcagaagtgcaccggatgactaaagaagaaaccagtctaatccctatactaaggaaacatgctgctgtttttggagatgatttgggaagtatgaagggaatcactgtgacattgaacattaaacctggcagtccaccaaaatatctgaaagcccgaactgtgccatatgccatcaggccaaaagttgaagcagacctggagcgcctggtcaccaatggagtcctaatatcagttacccatagctcatgggccactcctatcgttccaatagtgaagaaagatggctctctccggatttgcggtgattttaaagtcactgtcaacccagtgttgtgtgcagagcaatacccgcttccccgcatcgatgacctcttcgcaggcctggctgggggacaaaagttcagtaagattgatctgagtcaagcatatttacagatgcacgtcgatgaaaagtcccaagagctgttgacgattgtgactcataaggggctttatcgatactgtcgcctacccttcggaatcacatcggctcccgccctgttccagagggctatggaccagatcttgtgtggcttgtcaggagttcagtgctatctggatgatatcctggtcactggaagaaatgaagaggatcacttaaagaatttagaggctaccctacaaagactggaagagtatggcctacgagttcgcaaagacaaatgtgaattcttcaagccctctgttgaatatttgggacacatcatcgattctgcaggtcttcataaggcccctgcaaaagttaaagctattgtggaggctcccccacctcgaaatgtaagccagctacgctcatttctaggactactgaactattatggaaagttcatctcacagttagccaccctgctaaaaccacttcatgagctccttgggcagaacaaggcctggaagtggactgaagcctgtgatgttgcatttaacaaagctaaggatgcattgttaaattctgaagttctaaagcactttgatccatccttacccctgcaattggcctgcgatgcttccccttatggagtgggagcggtcgtgtcacacattatgccttcgggagaagaaagacctattgcttttgcttcacgcactctaagcaaagcagaaactaactatgcccaaatcgaacgtgaggcattaggaattgtttttggaattaggaagtttcatcagtacctgtttgggcgaaagtttactcttcttacagaccatcgacctctgacatcaatttttggaccctacacaggcattcccccattagctgctagtcgtatgcaacgttgggcattgatactttctgcacacacatatgaaatcaaatatcggaaatccactctgcacggcaatgcagatggcctctcaaggttg tgggggaggcgtgtcattattccaccacccctgagatcacagatgttagaacagctacattccggtcactgtggaatagtgcgcatgaaggaaattgcacgaagctatttttggtggcctagattggacagtgctattgaagagaaggcaaaagcttgtatgtcatgtcagggtgtaagaaatgcaccccagtgggcacccctacacccatgggactggcctgaaaacccgtggcaacgtattcacgttgactttgctggcccccttgaaggaagcatgttcttggtggcagtagatgcccattctaaatggccagaagtctctataatgcagtccactactgcagagagtactatccaaaaactacgaggactctttagtcgttttggtctgccagaacaacttgtgagcgacaacggaccgcagttcatctctcaggagtttcaaaattttatgaaggcaaatgggatacaccacatcacgtcagcaccatatcatccgtccaccaacggattagctgaaagatttgtgcagacaatgaaaaacgctttgaaatcagcaaagggacaacactccattcaaaagcgtctggataccttcttactttcctatagaaacacacctcatgctatgacccaggcttccccagcctttctaatgatgggacgacagctgcgcacttgctttgatctgctg